Sequence from the Thermocoleostomius sinensis A174 genome:
ACAGGCGTTGTTCATTCACTATAGAGTAAAAGGTGTATGCAAAAAGTTGCATAAAACTAATGGAATTTACGCAGTAGAAATGAAAACTCTTGGAGGTGAAATGATGTCCTTTGTTTCAGTAACCCGGCTGAGATTACGATCGCCCCTCTACCTGCCTGCGTTTTTTACCCATGCCGTTTCCAGCTTCAGGCAAGCTAAGCAAGCAACAGGCAACCTGCAAACTACAATTCGGCGGCAGGGAATTCGGGTCTTTTGGACACTAACAGTCTGGCACGATGAAGCCTCAATGCGGGCATACATGACCTCTGGATCTCATCGCCAAGCGATGCCCAAGCTAGCTCAGTGGTGTGATGAAGCCTCTGTGACGCACTGGCAGCAGGAAAGCGCCGAGCTACCCTCCTGGCAAGAGGCAGAACAGCACTTACGACAGTTCGGTAGATTAACGAAATTGCCCCATCCCTCTCCAGCCCAGGCGGCAGGCATCATCGACGTATAATCGACTGACACGGCCATTCCTAATGAGACATAGCGATACAGGAAGTGGCGTGGCAAGGTTGCCATGAATCAAAGAAGGGCTGTTGTTTGAGAACCTTCACTACCAAGATCCACACATAGCACAACCGATCGCCACAAACTGTTCACCGCAAGTAATTAGCCTCGTCGAGTTCTCTTGCAGTAGGCGATCGGGCTTCGCTCAATCCTTCCGCCTCATGTCGAGGGTAACGGAGCTTCGTTGCGCAAAATTTGTCCAGATTCGTCAATTAACAGAGGCGTTACCGGGAAATCGCTTTCAATCAAATTGCGAATGAAGCTCACACTAGTGAAGTTGTCGTCAATATAGGGAATGCCTTGCCCATCTAAGCGCACCGGAATAATTCGACCCGTAAGAAACTCGCCCTGATTGCTTAACTGCGCATCCAAAATCAGCGAATAGCCCAACACGCCCTCGCTCGACAAGGTGCGATAGCCAACAAAATTTCCCAATGAGTAAGCAATCAGCCGACTGTTGTAAAGTTCTAAGGCGCGAGGTACATGCGGCCCATGCCCTAGAATTAAATCTGCTCCCTGATCCACCATTGCCCGAGCAAATTCCACCATATTGCCGCGATTTTCGCCAAAGAAAATTTCCGTCTCGTTGCGGGTACGGCTAGCGTCGGACCCTTCGGCTCCGGCATGAACTGAAATCACGACAATATCTGCTTCCTGTTTGGCTCGATCGACCAGTGCTCGGCCACTGTCTAAGTCCAGCAGAGAGTTGTGGTCGGGGAAATAGCTAAAGCCAATAAACGCCACCCTGACGCCATTGACTTCGGTGTAAACAATGTCATCTTTCTGCCCCACCGCTTCCATTCCAGCTTGACGAATATGGGTAACAGTATCGGCAAACCCCTGATCGCCAAAATCAAAGGAGTGATTGTTGGCCACGCTCAGGACATCGAATCCCAGTTGCTTTAATATATTGGCAAAGGCAGGCGGCGATCGAAACGCAAACGTTTGACCTTGGCTGATATCTTTGGCAGCATTGGGATGATCGGTCAGTGTACTCTCAAAATTGCCGAATAAAATATCCGCGCCATCAAAAAACGGCTTGACGTTGTCAAACAACCAAGCTCCATCGCCATCCGGCAGTCGATCGTTGGGAAAGTTGGTTCCTGGAATGATATCTCCTACAGCTTTGATGGTGAGAGCAGGCTGCGCTTGGTTCGGTACAGTGGAGACCAACGGGTTGACTGAAGATTCTACTGGAGCAATTGCTGACGGTGATTCCACACTGGGGGTGAGGGCAACCGAGGAATCAGCTTGCGATCGGGAAATGGCTGGATTCGCCGCCGAGGAATTCAGCGACGCATCTAAATCGGACTCAGATGGCGCCATGTCTGGCTGATCAAATAGCTTATTCCAACTAGCTCCAGCAACAAATCCAGCCGAAAAGGCTAGGGGAACCAACAAGCCTGCCCGCAATGCGGCTATTCGTTGCCACGGTGGAGCAGACGTTCGCCGCGTTTTGATCGGCGCGGGTTGGGGCACAGGCGCCGCTGGCGGTGGAGCAGTTGCCTCAGCCCGCGGATCGGGCGACTTCAAAGAGATAGAACGGGAGGGGACAGCTTGTCGTGGAGTTGTTGCTTGGGAGGCGGCCGACGGTACGATCGTGGGCGCCACCTCCGACTGCAATCGCCATTCCTGGGTCCAGGCTGGAGACAAAGTTCCCAGTTGCCGTCCGTATACCCGGAGTAGTTTGATCGACTGCGTACCCAAGCAAACAATTCCTCCCCGCACAAACCGGGCCAAATCGCGCTTGGGGGGTTGATCGGCTTCTAGCAATACATGCAAACAGGCTTGGTCGCGTCTAGCCCGTACCTGAATCCCTCTGGGCTGCAACGCCTGATTGATCAGAAAAGCAATGGCTTGAGCATCTCCTTGACGGGCTAACCTCAGTGCATCCTGGCTCATAACGTCCTATACCTCACACCACCAGAACAAATCGCTTAATCATAGTCCTTGCCCACGAATTTTTGTCACGCAAAATTTAAACCTTGACTCATTGACCCATTGCTGAAGGTTGAATGCGATCGCGTGGGGGACGATCGATTCAGTTAACCGGAGGCTTAATACCATCACGCCGAGAAACCATAACTGGATGAAGCTGTAAATGACTGACTTGAATGATTCAGTTGACAGTGCAAGGATGGCAACCCCTGCCCCTCTATTCAGACCTGACATCCCTATTTCTTGACAAATATGGACGCATCTAGCCAGAAATATGTGAAGAATTATCACATTCACGTCTGGCAGCGGATCTGCCTCAGCGATGGACTCTGAGTGACTTAATCAAGTTGCGTTGCGATCGTCGGGCATCGCTTCGTCATAGCCATTAGAAGTTGCTTACCAACCGCCGTTCAAAATAATGTGTACCCCCCCTAGTGCCGCGCCGCTCGCCACCAAAGTCAGCAGAATCGGAGAGCCGCTGCGAAACACAGCGCCCTGTTTTGTCTGAATCGTGTCCACATCGATCCAAACCTGTGCGCCACGACGGAACCAACCCGTTACGATGACAGAGTCGTGGAGTTTGAGCAACTCGGTGGGACGTGGTGCTTGCGAGACTATGCTGCCCACGAATCCGGTTCTGGAGGTGAAGTGCAGCCGAATCAATCCGGTTGTTGTTTGCAGCAGTAGATCTTGATACAGGCGATTTTGAAAACCACGTCGCCCCAGCAATGTTCCCTGTATTCGCACAGGCATACTGTCAATTGGCAGCGCATCAGCCTGACGCAATAACGTCTCTAGCGCCGGATCAGCCAAGCACGCCGATCGATGAATAGTTGGAAAATGGGGATTAATCGACAGTAGCAACCCTACCCCAAACCCTAGCCCCAGCCACCCCTGCCACAAAGAACCGCGCTCCAGCCACAGCCAATCTAGGCTAATCCAATTTGCTTGATAGGAAATCCAGCCAACTGCACCTAGCAGTAAGCTGATCCCAAGCCCGACCGCGCTACCCACCAACGGAGCCATTTGCAACAGCATGGTTTGAACAGATGGAGAACGAGGAGCAGAGGAGGTTGGAGGATCAAATTCCGAAGCTAGCTGCCAGCGGTTGGCATACCCAGCTAACTGCTTCAGTCGATCGCCCAGCAACGGATGACTGTGCCAAACAGCAAACCAACGACGATACGGGTGCAAGCAATCCCAGCCGAACAGGCTAGCAGTCGGCGATCGAGAATAAACACTGCCCACGCTAGTCGCTGCTCGTGCATCCACGGGTAATAGCAAGGCAAAACTTTCCAGTACAGCAGGGGTCTGTCCTTGGTGTTGTAGGGCTTCGGCCATGCCAATTGTGATTTTTAATAAAGCACGAATGCGCCCATTGGGATTACCCGTTCGCTCGGTGGCCCAGCGATCGCCGTAGTATTGCCGTCTCTGCGATAGCCACCGTCCTGCCCACGCGCAGCACCAGTACGCCCCATACCCAATTGACGAGACCAGCACCGCCATTGATTGCAAGACCCGATCGGATTGGCGATCGCCCCATATA
This genomic interval carries:
- a CDS encoding DUF3291 domain-containing protein, with protein sequence MKTLGGEMMSFVSVTRLRLRSPLYLPAFFTHAVSSFRQAKQATGNLQTTIRRQGIRVFWTLTVWHDEASMRAYMTSGSHRQAMPKLAQWCDEASVTHWQQESAELPSWQEAEQHLRQFGRLTKLPHPSPAQAAGIIDV
- a CDS encoding CapA family protein, with translation MSQDALRLARQGDAQAIAFLINQALQPRGIQVRARRDQACLHVLLEADQPPKRDLARFVRGGIVCLGTQSIKLLRVYGRQLGTLSPAWTQEWRLQSEVAPTIVPSAASQATTPRQAVPSRSISLKSPDPRAEATAPPPAAPVPQPAPIKTRRTSAPPWQRIAALRAGLLVPLAFSAGFVAGASWNKLFDQPDMAPSESDLDASLNSSAANPAISRSQADSSVALTPSVESPSAIAPVESSVNPLVSTVPNQAQPALTIKAVGDIIPGTNFPNDRLPDGDGAWLFDNVKPFFDGADILFGNFESTLTDHPNAAKDISQGQTFAFRSPPAFANILKQLGFDVLSVANNHSFDFGDQGFADTVTHIRQAGMEAVGQKDDIVYTEVNGVRVAFIGFSYFPDHNSLLDLDSGRALVDRAKQEADIVVISVHAGAEGSDASRTRNETEIFFGENRGNMVEFARAMVDQGADLILGHGPHVPRALELYNSRLIAYSLGNFVGYRTLSSEGVLGYSLILDAQLSNQGEFLTGRIIPVRLDGQGIPYIDDNFTSVSFIRNLIESDFPVTPLLIDESGQILRNEAPLPST